The Vulgatibacter sp. genome includes the window CTCGCTGGAGGCGGCGCTCGAAGCGATCCTCGGCCTGGGGCAGAACGTGCTGATCCAGCAGTACGTGCAGGAGACGAAGGGAAAGGACATCCGGGCGCTGGTGGTGGGCGGCCGCGTGGTCTGCGCGGTGCGGCGCATGCCCAGGGCCGGACGGCTCTCCCGCACCCTGGGGCGCGGCGCCCGCTTCGAGCCGGTGGCGCTTCCGATCACCTTCGAGCAGGCGGCTGCACGTGCGGCGCGTTTGGTGGGGCTCGAGGTGGCCGCGGTCGACATGCTCGACGATCGGGGCAAGCCGCGGGTCTTCGAGGTCAACTCCTCGCCGGGCCTCCGTGCCCTCGAGGAGGCCACCGGCCTCGACCTCGCCGGCGCGATCGTGGAGCACGCGGGGCGGATGGTGAAACACGCACGTGCGGTGAGCCGCTCCGTAGCGGAGACGGCACCCGCCGCGCCGGCGCCGGCGAAGCAGAAGACCGCGGCGAAGAAGGGAACGAAGCGGGCGACGGGGCAGGGCGGGAACGATTAGACCGGTGCCCCGCGGATCCGCCCGTCGCCTTCGAGGTGGAGACGCGGCCCCGCAGGGCTCGTGGAGAGCAGCCGCTCCAGCAGCCAGCGCGCCTCCTCGGCGCTCGCCCGCTGCAGGCGGAAGCGGTGGATCCGCAGCGGTGTCGCCACCAGCTCCACCAGGGCGCCGTTCCCGTCGAGCTTCGGCAGGTAGAGGAGGGTGAGGTCGCCGCGGAAGGCCTCGTACCCGGAGATCCCCTCGTAGTCGTTCAGGAAGTCGCCGCAGCCGTAGAGGATCAGCCTGCCGCGGTGCACCTCCATCGGCCGCGGGTGGTGCGAGGAGTGGCCGTGGATCAGATCCGCCCCCGCCTCGACGAGCGCGTGGGCGAAGCGCACCTGCGCCGGCTCCACCTCCCAGCCCCAATTGCTGCCCTGGTGGATCGAGACGACCACCCGATCCCCGGGCCGCCTGGTCTGCGTGACGCGGGTGGCGAAGGCCTCCGCCGCCGCGTCGTCGGCGCCGGGGAGAAAGGCGACCCCGGGCCGGTGGGGCCCAGCGGCCCAACTCGGAAAGACGCCGCTCGAGGGCATCCCCACCGCGAAGACGAGGAGCCTGCCCCCGCCAGCCAGGGGAAGCACCGCCGGGGCGAAGGCCTCGTGGGCGTCCCTGCCGGCGCCGGCGGTGGCGAAGCCCGCTGCATGGAGCACCTCGAGGGTCTCGTGCAGGCCCGCCGCGCCGAAGTCGAGCACGTGGTTGTTGGCGAGGGCGCAGACGTCCACGCCGAAGGCCTGCAGGGCCTTCACGTTCGCCGGATGCATCCGGTAGTGGATCGCCTTGCCGGGGAAGAAATCGGAGGCGGTGGTGACGGCGGTCTCCAGGTTGATCACCACGGCAGCAGGCGCGAAGGCCTCGACCTCCGCCGCAGCGTCGCCCCAGATCGCACCTGGCCCGATGGGGCGCTCGATGCGACCGCTGGCAGCCTCCGCCAGGCGCACGTAGGCCCTGGCGTCGTGGATCCACTCCTCGCGGAGAACGGGATCGACGGAGCGGGGGAGCACCTGGTCGATGCCCCGCCCGAGCATCACGTCGCCGCAGAGGGCGAGGGTGGCGGTGGGCTCCATGCGGCATCGGTGCCCATCT containing:
- a CDS encoding RimK family alpha-L-glutamate ligase, which encodes MRLLILSRSPAIYSTRRLIEAARERGMRVRVINPVECEMHLDGKTSHLYHRRKPIARADVVIPRIAPSIAVYGLAVVNQFALGGARIVNDAEAIARSRNKMRSLQLLSSHGIDIPATVMARDARSLKELVPLVGGVPVLIKLLQGGERQGVMVCETMPSLEAALEAILGLGQNVLIQQYVQETKGKDIRALVVGGRVVCAVRRMPRAGRLSRTLGRGARFEPVALPITFEQAAARAARLVGLEVAAVDMLDDRGKPRVFEVNSSPGLRALEEATGLDLAGAIVEHAGRMVKHARAVSRSVAETAPAAPAPAKQKTAAKKGTKRATGQGGND
- a CDS encoding CapA family protein, with product MEPTATLALCGDVMLGRGIDQVLPRSVDPVLREEWIHDARAYVRLAEAASGRIERPIGPGAIWGDAAAEVEAFAPAAVVINLETAVTTASDFFPGKAIHYRMHPANVKALQAFGVDVCALANNHVLDFGAAGLHETLEVLHAAGFATAGAGRDAHEAFAPAVLPLAGGGRLLVFAVGMPSSGVFPSWAAGPHRPGVAFLPGADDAAAEAFATRVTQTRRPGDRVVVSIHQGSNWGWEVEPAQVRFAHALVEAGADLIHGHSSHHPRPMEVHRGRLILYGCGDFLNDYEGISGYEAFRGDLTLLYLPKLDGNGALVELVATPLRIHRFRLQRASAEEARWLLERLLSTSPAGPRLHLEGDGRIRGAPV